Proteins encoded in a region of the Quercus lobata isolate SW786 chromosome 8, ValleyOak3.0 Primary Assembly, whole genome shotgun sequence genome:
- the LOC115957236 gene encoding uncharacterized protein LOC115957236 has product MAWFSTIAWSLWERRNRICENQPSWPLHGIGNRAKAMVLEFFDTHAQVPGSTPRFPRVRWSPPPVGFYKANFDAALFEESNFAGIGVVIRDCYGKSVSQKILLPQSVEQAEALAASRAVKFATELCLFEVIFEGDSLRVIAAINSSGACHPMFGHIVEEIRSLGSSLASCQFQHICREGNALAYALARRAVLTADTDIWVEELPTDLEDVFQCALSQ; this is encoded by the exons ATGGCGTGGTTCTCAACCATTGCATGGAGCCTTTGGGAGAGAAGGAATAGAATCTGTGAGAACCAGCCGTCGTGGCCTCTTCATGGAATTGGGAACAGAGCAAAAGCGATGGTGCTAGAATTCTTTGACACACACGCACAGGTCCCGGGTTCAACACCACGGTTTCCTCGGGTTAGATGGTCACCGCCTCCAGTGGGTTTTTATAAAGCAAATTTTGATGCGGCTTTGTTTGAGGAGAGCAATTTCGCCGGGATAGGAGTGGTTATCAGAGACTGTTATGGTAAA agcgtaagTCAAAAGATCTTACTGCCTCAGTCTGTCGAGCAAGCAGAAGCTTTAGCAGCGAGCCGAGCGGTGAAGTTTGCAACAGAGCTCTGCCTTTTTGAAGTGATCTTTGAAGGAGATAGCTTACGGGTTATTGCTGCTATAAATTCTTCCGGAGCATGCCACCCCATGTTTGGTCATATTGTTGAGGAGATTCGTAGCCTCGGCTCCTCTTTAGCCAGCTGTCAATTCCAACATATTTGTAGGGAGGGTAATGCCTTGGCTTATGCCTTGGCTAGAAGAGCAGTTTTAACTGCAGATACTGATATTTGGGTGGAAGAGCTACCTACAGACTTGGAAGATGTATTTCAATGTGCTTTAAGTCAATAA